Genomic segment of Merismopedia glauca CCAP 1448/3:
CGAGAGCTTCTTCCAAATCTTTCATATCTGAAGGACGGGTAAAACTTTTCACCTCAATCGCTATCTTTTCAAGTCCTCGTTCTGCTGCTAGTAACCGCTCTGCGCCTAGATCGACAAACAGGTTTTTTCCACGAGCTAGACGAATCCGTAATGGATCGTGGGTAATTGTCCAGCCATCTTTAATTAAAGCATTTTTGACCGTTTCGTGATAGATGTCTTTTGCTGGCATACTTATATATTCATTTTTATTCCGAGATATTTGGGTTTATCAAGAGACTAGGTATTTTCTGTAAAACTTTTTGGAGATCGAGATTAGTTTCTATAGATAGTGTCTGATATATCTGAACTATGCGATCACTAAAACTATAAACCAGCTTGTTTTCCATATATAGAGGATGTCCAATATAATGAGATTCTTTGAGAAGTCTGTTCATTTTATTCAATCGTTTTGGAGGAATAATTAGAACTATTTTTTGAGCAAGATTTGGGAAAATATTGAGTAATTCCATAAAGCGATCGATACCCGTGGTAATTGGCGTGCTAGTTTCTACTTCA
This window contains:
- a CDS encoding XisH family protein; the encoded protein is MPAKDIYHETVKNALIKDGWTITHDPLRIRLARGKNLFVDLGAERLLAAERGLEKIAIEVKSFTRPSDMKDLEEALGQFVLYDRLLKRYYPEHILYLSVNEDTRKRVFEEEAGQTLIEDGTIRLVTFDVLKEEIVRWIH